The DNA segment TATTTTTGTGATGCATTTTTTTAAATTAACAAATTTATTTAATTTTTTTATTTTTGACTTGACATTTAATAGTTAGTCTCTTATTCTTTATTATATACGGTGCATACAATTAAAAATATCTTCATGTTGCATTGTTACAACAACACCTAATTCTTTTCCTACTTCAGCTAATCCATCTGCTACAATTTCCATAGAATCAGTAGCATTTGACATATCTACTATCATCATCATATTAAAGTAACCATTAACTATAGTTTGA comes from the Fusobacterium perfoetens genome and includes:
- a CDS encoding ACT domain-containing protein; translated protein: MKGIITVLGKDRVGIIAKVCEFLSKKNINILDISQTIVNGYFNMMMIVDMSNATDSMEIVADGLAEVGKELGVVVTMQHEDIFNCMHRI